The sequence below is a genomic window from Hydractinia symbiolongicarpus strain clone_291-10 chromosome 10, HSymV2.1, whole genome shotgun sequence.
AAATGATAAATGATGATATCGAACAAGGTGTTTACAAAATTGCGTCTGATACGACACTTCGTGACTTGAACCTATTCAAGAAATTTCTATACAGATCAATTTAATTTCACGATCGTTAGCAACGAAAAAGTTCCCCCGTTTATTTAAGTTGAAGAGCGCAATTCCACATCTGTCATAGTAGGTGAAACAGTCAGAAACGTAGAAGTGGGATGAGCTGAACATGAATCCTTAAAGGGAAATTCAGAAACAGCGAAGCACGTGCAACAGAATGGTAATCACAAATTTACATGGAAAATTGTTTCATCTGCACCATTTCATGCACGTGAGAAACGTGGAGTAACTttagtttttaaacaaaaagacaGCAATTATCCTCCTAATAATTGCTGCGATTTCTCAAGGATATTGTAACttataattaaaaacttttaacatATTTTACTAATAGCTACATATAGCACCGACGATGTTTTTATTATGAAACAAAAAGCTTCTGCTTATATTGTTTATAtttgtctttctttttattttaatacgcTTGAAggttatgtttaaaattttcctaCCTCCAAAACTATTCAGTAACGACGTCATCTCTGTTTCTGCACAAGATGGTCTGAAATTATTAAGGAGTATGACGGTTATGATATCAAATGATAATTAGCAACAgcttaatacaaaaaagactttttttaaaaaactgtatcTATACTCTTGTGCCTTGATATCTTCGCAATCGCTCTCGTCATCAGAATACGTAGGGTTAGAAATAAGAggtctttttcttgattttgaagATGGAGCAGCCTCTATAAGGTaacaaagttaattttataaaatgtttcttcATGTAAAAATACAAGTTTTTAACAAGCAACCGAGTTATTATTGCTGAGGTTAAGATTCATGTCGAAACCAGATTATAAACTTAAAAAGTAAAGTAGTCGAGTAAGGTTTATTAAGCTGAGCTTAATAAACCTCGTTTTAACTACCtgcaaatcaattttttttaagattagaAATTATTAAAGTAcaaaaatttatctaaatttatagcACCTTAATTTCTTATTTCAGTTTAAGTGATGTGCTTTTTTAAAAGGTTGCTTTTGTGCCATAATGTTTCcttttccaattattttattaattgcaagttttatcattttttttaatgacggcaagtttctatttaacaatatttttttgtttaaatcagCCTGATTTGTTTTCCCTGTTTACATTTATTTTATACAGGTAATGTTTTTTTCTGATATGAATCCCTTTAACATACTAGTTAATTTTTGATAACTGGCAACTAGAATTTACTGACCAATCTATTCAATTTAGGAAATTATAATAGTCATTGAAACACCAGTGCAAAAATTTCCAGGATAAAGAAGTTTTCCGGTATAATCAAGGAACTAGCTACCAATATTTAACTCAAATACTTAGTATTTCCAGCTTCTCTAGTATAAGATGCCGGCGCTGAAAGGACAAATGTAAAGGATGTGCATGTATAGGCTTATCCAAAACAGGCATGTTCAATTGAACATAATGTAAAtagatttattttaatataccttatcggtaaaaaagtaagcaaaaaattaattcaCTTTGACCTAATTTAGTCACTGCCGGCTAATTTTCAGATCAAAAATGAccacaaaagtttaaatgtTCAAGTCTTTTTTTCAATATACACTTCAACAAGAGGACTAAAAACTATCATTTAATTTTAATGAttgttttctctttttctttcatttgaACATTTTCTTTGCTTTAAACCTCAACTTTTGCTCTGTTCCTCTCTTCTTGGATCTTTTTTTCATCTCCTACACTCACTTGAAacattatttagaaaaaaaataagcaatCATTGATCATGCTGCCCCTTTTAACAACGGTGGAAAGACGTACAATCTTTGCCTCGTTTAGAAATACCATATTAATACATCaaacttgaaaattttaaataatagaTCTGAAAGAGTTTCCACGTGTCGTCATGTTAACaaatatttattgaaaaacattaatatttatcattagctagctagctcaacTATTTACTTGTATTAAgcactgtttttaattttgtacctatacacgtttttttaagcAACCGAGTTGCTAAGGTCTTGGCCTTAAATTTGGCCCCAAAATTTTAGGCTGACAGGAAAGTTGTACCTAAGCAACTTACTGACAAACTGAGGGAATAGACAAACAAACGAAATTTAAGACAAAACATTGCACTCAATATAGTCCTTAACAAGCGTGGATTTTCAGTGAATTTTTTTGTGGACAAGGTGTTTTTTGAAGGGAGATAATGagccatcaaaaaggaaaaaatatcaGTGTTGTCTGGGGAAATTCTCAGAAATAATTTGTATGCATAGCAAAATTTCCTAAAGTTCCCCTGTTAGCAATTACTTAGCAACTTTGAGACTCAGAATCCAATTTTTCCTCCAGGCTGAAAAGAAAATTGGAATTTCTTATATGCAAGACAAGGAGACAAGATATACAGGATATTATGTGAATACAAACCATCTGCTGGTATTCCTACTTCCTTTTCCTCGATAAATTCAAAggagttttttgtttgttttgttttttttctgtccGACGGCATTGTTGCGGCGTTaacaaatattgtaaaaaaatcgAACATATTAGAATTTCGGCGGGAATTCTTCGAATGTGTTTCTAATTCATTTCGAAATAACCAGGAGTTATAAAAATCAACTATATCTTCCGCAATGAAATTCTTTTCTGACGAAGTTTAGATTTAtccaatttaaaaatttgaataaattaatttttctaaaattattaaTGTTAGAGCCCATgtcctttgtttgtttgttttgtttcttacatTTGCTACCAGTACTTACCCCCCTGGTTGCttaagaaaattgttattttaggTAATGACTAATAATACTTTACAATTCCGTCAAATAAAGGGATTTGATTAAAGGCTCCGAAGCGTAAAAAAGTACATCGGGTTTCCAATATTATGCATTTGTCACTTGTAGGCTTGGCGTAATGGCTGAACATGATTTATAGAATACCTTgaagtaaaaataaacattttaacttGAAAAAGTAAATAACCTTTGTTTATAATAACTTATATGGCAAATCGTAACAGTAAATCATTACGAAGAAAAGAAGGTTCCGATATGGCGGCTTACAACATTACCCCAGGAAACTTCTGGGATATTGGAAATTACAGCAGAGCAGTCAAACGTATTAATGATAGTTGTGCATTCAACGATACTTTAATAAAGATGTTCGCAGACAGGGCAGATATAGAGACGAAATATAGCAAAAAATTAACAGATTGGCATGCCCGCTGGACAAAGATTTTAGAGGCGTCCCCCATGTATGCAACAATGAAAACTGCAGCTTTAGGCTCGCTGAAAGAAGCTGAAGACAGATCTAAAATACACATGGAATGTTGGTCTAAACTCCATGATCAAGTAGTAGAAACTATTAAAAGACATAAGGAATCTCATTACCACCATAAACCATTGTTGGGAATAAAGGAAGCAAGGGATTACGAAGAAGAGTTCTCGAAATCTCAAAAGCCATGGGCAGCTGCATATACTAAAGTTCAACGGGCAAAGAAAAATTACCATTCTGCATGCAAGCAACTGGAAACTTCCAAACAAAACCTAAGTGTTGCCAACAACGATAGTGAAACCCCTCTAGAAAAAGTAAGTTTACCACACAAAttcatctagctagctatatatctaCTTTATTACTACttttttatgacgttacggtgCGACGTCAATAGCACttctttaacgtcaatatcctatattaaattaatgaagccattacagtgcacctaaagtTTTGAGGccgaataacttggaaacgaggtggtgacgttaatgatttttcaccgcgtgggtaaactagggaccacctggtaccaatttgggtaagttccccaaacctgggtccttaGATACGTTTCCAAATTAACGTTCTTGGgtgggttaatgacgtcatcaggaaacctttaaaccccaaaaactctgcaaccgtttgtcaaaagtacataatcctatacattttcttaatcactGTTTCaggatctatacgatgaatgcaacatgtatacaaatttctaaaaaaaattttttgggttttgacggaccattgctgacgtcagcaaaagaggcaatgtgaaaacaaagttctaatttttttttgtggatggattgctgacgtcattaaaattcaaatgatgcttcttcatttttatcctgtctcagtggatttttccatgggctttatcgactagtatataatAGTTCTGTATGCATGGGTAGCCTGAACCACCTGGTCTTTTCTATAAGAGCACTTgtatatttaaatattatttaaaaaattattgcaattCCATCATTTCGAGGTATTacatattacatttttttaaaaactataatgtGGTAATATATAATAACATTAAATTAGTTGTTTCATTTGTTGTTTCATGTTATAGCTTGTAAGGAACAAGTCAGTGTTTAGTTACCTTGAGGAATTGACTGAGCAATACTTTTCcttattaattgttttttgacatgagaaaaacaaaaccattaaaaaaaatctttagcttCCATTTAACAAAATAggtattattttgaaaatagaaGCTAAGAGTGTTACTAAAAGCCTTCATAAAATTTCTGTGATTTTAATCTGGTCAagcttgttaaattttttggtaTACTAATTTTTTTGTGCATGTAACAAAAAAAGCATCAACAGTAAACATGACcatttctaacaaaaaaattacttctttTACATTGATACCTTTAttctgtttaaaatgtttggtaaatgGCTACTTTGTGCTAAGGATGCACAAACTATGATGTTAAACAAGTGAAAATCTTTGTAGAGTTTTCAATAGGTTAGAAGAAATTACATTTATTAGTATTTACAGTACTTTCAGAAATATGTGATGTTAATTTGAATCATTTTCTATTAACATATCTCTATAGATCAAGAAATTTGAAGAAGCTGTGCAAAAGTGTGAAAAAAATGTAGAAGCCGCAAAGAGAAAATACGAAGAAAAGTTATCTCGAATTGAACCACTTAACCAAAGTTATGAAGATGAAATGAGAAAAGTTTATAGCCGATGGGCAAAGGATGAAGAAAGACGAAAAGATTTTCTTCAAAGAACATTAGTTGATTATCATAAAGCTGTTAATATATGCAGTGATAACAGGtaggttttttgtttgtttggatACTGCATGCATATTTAGAGTCTCTgcccttgaaatattttatactCTTGATTCAAAATACCAGCCATATTTCATGTCTGCCAATccttatatatatttacaaacatgacttttcatgaaaagttctaacatattaaaaagtaaaatacttATTTAATTCGAAAATTCGAATTTTATGAAAGGGAGTTTTGGAAATACAAAAAGCACTATAGAGTCTTTCACTTTCAGTATATTAGATATTAATTTAAACATCTATAGTTTAAACATCAAGATCGTCTCAGATAGAACTCCAAAGCCCCTTAGCTGTGGGTAACAAGTCCCCTAGTTTATATTTCTGGCAGATGCTATTGAGTTGGATGATAAAGCATgcttgaataaaaaataaaagaattaagAACATAAGTTTATAATTTCTTTTCATTCTCCAAATAATCATTTATCAATTTGAGTAGTCTTAAAAGTACCTTTACTTCTTTTATCTTGTTTCAGGTTAAAAGAATGTTTTGATAACCAGCTCAATGTTGCATACAGTGGAAAAAGTCAGTATGATGTAAAATGGTGGTCAGAAAACTTTGGTGCAGATATGCCTAGAAATTGGCCTAAATTTGAAGTAAGTGTGGATAGCAACTTATCTTGTTCACAATGTTACTTAACAGTTTTATTACGGTAAGATTCTTTCATCTACCTTTAGGTTTACTCATCCTTAGATTGTTTCAATTGGAGCGTTAATAGTATATCGAgtagtcagaaaaaacagtttcGAAGATATACAACTAGACCTAGAACTCATCCATATTCAACAAAGCATAGGGTATATAGCATCAACATTACAATTATATAATAGCATAGTGTTGCGTAAACCTAAAGGAGCAAAATTGTAAACAATTCAACACCTCTAATGGCAAGCCATTTCCTTTTCGCTCTCTTAGGTTTACCCATTCACTTTGAAGAAGAAGTTTACCATACGATTCTCTCTTCAGTTGATTCGATAAAAATGGCCTAATTAGTTCAACAATTACCTAAGTTTAGCAAAAGGggtattaaagaaaaaatggcTATTACTTCTAAGAAACACAGAGTATTAGATTCCACTTTTTCTAACAAAACTAATTTCCGTGTAGCGTATGCTAAGGAAAGAAGAAGGTCCTTTTCGTTAAACTTACCtattattttagacttttagTGGAATCAACAGAAAGATTTGTTTATGAGTCACTGCATTTTCCAGATGTTAGTCATGTATATTGGTAGAAATAGATAGTCCTTTTACTATGCTATTAATCTATTAATAGCATAGTAAAATCTATTAATATAAATATCTATTAATTATGCAATGTTTGAATGAGTTATTTTTGTTTGCATGTATATAATGTTGATCGTTACTTAGGATTTCAAAATTCCATGGTGTTAGTTGCATCAAAACTTACATATAAACCTATATTGACTATTTATTTCAGGAGTTAGGTGACTTGCCCGAGCTTCCGCCACCTGTGTCTGCTGTTGAACCACCACCATCGCATGCATATCAAACTCAATCTTCTTACCAACAAgtgaatcatgaaaaaatgcAACAGCAGCAACAATCATTCCAACCAGCACCCTACCAACCAGAACCCTACCAACCAGAACCCTACCAACCATCATCTTATCAGCCGGAACCTGATCCTGCAGCTAATCCGTTTGTAAATGGGGATGACAAAGATGGGTATGTGGCTTTAAATCTTCTTGTTTGTACACTTTTATTGTGCTAGTGTGAATCAAGGAAACATTAACTATTGAATGTTAGCTGATGAAAGTTGCGTTTTAGTTTGTACCtcgcatgtttttttaacaatgacGAATATCATCTTGCGATCTTATTGTTGAATCTGAAAATAAGTAGTCTTGGTTCGAAGCTGAATATCATAGTGTCGATATAGTTTACTTAGAAATTATGTTgattattttttagtaaagcggtTTTAAATAAACTGATTATTTTAAACGTATTTAACAGTTTAATTTGTTACTTTTTAATTTGTTACTttcaaattaattaattttttttttacttctaaaaCGATAGagacaaaaatataaattatgaATAGCGGTAAGAGGCATCAGATGCTGGAAACTAAATATTGTTATGGGACAACTTTGCATGCAAATTATccctaatttaatataagatttaACTAGAAGTTTGATGGAAAATTTTATGAATTCTCGTAACAAAACATTTACTTTTTTGCGTGTATTCAAGTAGTCATTGTAGTGACAACCATGCTTTCTATCCACCCCAATTAATACGAGTTCAACACACTAGACCAGTACTATAAACAATGGGTAGGATCAGGTAATACATTTTACAACACCCTTTATTTAACCCTTTTTACCTTAATGTAAAAAAATCCTGCTAAAATGTTCATTCTTTCTTGCTTGAGAGCTGTAGGACATTGTTCTAACACTTGTCGTCAGAGCATTAAAACAGATTATTATGTGTGTTTAGAGAAGTATGTCAAAATTCTTGTTTACTTCTTATTTTGTAAGAGGCATGTGTGAGTTATAGTTACGGTGTACGATTACATTAGACATAAAATTTTTGACACAAACATAAAACACATTACAATGAAAGgagtgaaaaaatattaatttatttttataaatcacGATAACACAGTTTGGAATTTAGTTCCATGTGAAATAGGTTTTAATAATGGTAGAGGGATGAGTTGTCTTAGTTGAAATCACACTAACACGTGAGCAGAGTATAAACTCCTTACTCTCAAATGgatgttttttatgatttagTTTCTTTGTTTCAGCGATGATGATGATTGGGATGAACCACCTCCACTTGCAGGAGGGGGTGTGCCTGTACGTGCCCTGTATGACTACAACAAAGTTGAGGATGATGAATTAAGTTTTAACGCGGGAGATATTCTGACCAAATTAACCGAAGAGGATGAGCAAGGTTGGTGTCGCGGAAATTTCAACGGACAAGAAGGGCTCTATCCGGCCAATTATGTTGAACCTATATAGAACTGCATATCCTGTGAAGGAAGTCTATTAAGCTTCCTAATTCTGTCGTTAAACGCATCAAGTTATATTTTGTACCGGGTACTGCGAGAAGCATAAATATTAGCTCAATTTTTATAAGTGGCTGCCAGTGACTACGCGAGTTAATTTCAAACCTATAGGAGTAGAAAGTTTACACTGACGGTATGCACAAAGCGAAGGATACtttccatttttgttttaagttataacctattttatatattatatacaacTCGTAGCactttttttgaaatgtttgcctgttaaaattttccaaaagaagtaaatttaaattcgtttttaaacttcgaATCTGCGATAACCTCAACACTTCTAAATTGCTAAAAAACTGTCGCAAAACAAGTTAACTCCTTgtgtcaattttttgttttatttttaattcttgtatctacatagtttttttttcatcagagGCGCATTTCGACTAGATAAAATGTGAAATCAAATTGTTGGCTGATTTCTTGTTTGGGGGAGTACGTAGAAAACAAAGTCGGTCACTAAGAAATTTGTTTGTAAAGTCTGTTAAAAAACTTTAGTTTCGACAACTCAAATCCATGTTTTTCGACTCCCCCTTCACTATAACTTTCAAATAGCTTAGTTGCTAAATTTTTTGGGATAACACGAAATAATACTTTGCATATTTATACAAATAAGTATGCAAAATCTGTGAAAATTACTGCTTTTCTTTTACtgcttttcttttaaaacgttTGATTaatttgctttattttattcattattGTATTATTGAACAAACGTTTTGTAGAACTTTGCAATACGACTTATTTATTCTTCTAGAGTTTAGATTTTACTTAGATATATTTAGGACAGACTGTTTGTTCTGTATTGTTTCGTTTTCTCAATTTATgcaggttttttaaattatccttcgAATGATTTCTTTTAACGTAAAGAAGTTGTTATATCTtatatttgaatttatttttgcaatattGCTCTCTATTCGCAGAATTGAATTCTAAGTCCAAATTGCAAGCTTTCGCAAAATTCTTTACACCATCATTTTTGCcttatttgttataaagaattTCCAACGCAAACAATAATTCAGCATTTAGCCACATTGCCATAATATGTTcgacataaaataattttaggcTTTTCAATCGCAAAATTAAGTTTCCCGTTACGTTCGTACTTTGTCTTTTaggcttaatttttttttaatatttctggTATCTTCTTAAAAACGAACG
It includes:
- the LOC130662347 gene encoding protein kinase C and casein kinase substrate in neurons protein 1-like; translated protein: MANRNSKSLRRKEGSDMAAYNITPGNFWDIGNYSRAVKRINDSCAFNDTLIKMFADRADIETKYSKKLTDWHARWTKILEASPMYATMKTAALGSLKEAEDRSKIHMECWSKLHDQVVETIKRHKESHYHHKPLLGIKEARDYEEEFSKSQKPWAAAYTKVQRAKKNYHSACKQLETSKQNLSVANNDSETPLEKIKKFEEAVQKCEKNVEAAKRKYEEKLSRIEPLNQSYEDEMRKVYSRWAKDEERRKDFLQRTLVDYHKAVNICSDNRLKECFDNQLNVAYSGKSQYDVKWWSENFGADMPRNWPKFEELGDLPELPPPVSAVEPPPSHAYQTQSSYQQVNHEKMQQQQQSFQPAPYQPEPYQPEPYQPSSYQPEPDPAANPFVNGDDKDGDDDDWDEPPPLAGGGVPVRALYDYNKVEDDELSFNAGDILTKLTEEDEQGWCRGNFNGQEGLYPANYVEPI